A genomic window from Inediibacterium massiliense includes:
- the atpE gene encoding ATP synthase F0 subunit C has protein sequence MEPITGKALILAASAIGAGLAMIAGIGPGIGQGYAAGKGAEGVGRQPEAQGDIIRTMLLGAAVAETTGIYGLIVALILLFANPLVKLLG, from the coding sequence ATGGAACCTATTACAGGAAAAGCATTAATATTAGCAGCATCAGCAATTGGAGCAGGTCTTGCTATGATCGCAGGGATAGGACCTGGAATTGGACAAGGGTATGCAGCAGGTAAAGGGGCTGAAGGAGTTGGAAGACAACCAGAAGCTCAAGGAGATATTATAAGAACTATGTTACTTGGTGCTGCTGTAGCAGAGACAACAGGTATTTATGGATTAATCGTTGCTTTAATTTTATTGTTTGCAAATCCACTAGTTAAGCTTTTGGGATAA
- the atpE gene encoding ATP synthase F0 subunit C: MLFGNPLVSQKGSVFVLAASAIGAGISMIAGIGPGIGQGYAAGKGAEAVGRRPKLQSTVIKTMLLGQAVAQTTGIYALIIALLLLFANPLLKLLG, encoded by the coding sequence ATGCTTTTTGGAAATCCATTAGTAAGTCAAAAGGGAAGTGTATTTGTACTAGCAGCATCAGCAATTGGAGCAGGAATCTCTATGATTGCAGGGATAGGACCAGGAATTGGACAAGGATATGCAGCAGGAAAGGGAGCTGAAGCAGTTGGAAGAAGGCCAAAGCTTCAATCTACTGTCATAAAGACTATGTTGCTAGGTCAAGCAGTAGCCCAAACAACAGGGATTTATGCCTTGATTATTGCTTTATTGTTACTATTTGCAAATCCATTATTAAAGCTTTTAGGTTAG
- the atpB gene encoding F0F1 ATP synthase subunit A gives MEGGFGPNIVFTLPGGIPVTETVTTTWIIMAGLIIISYLATRNFEKIPKGMQNFIELVVDGIYSLTGQTMGDDKIGFAPYIGTIMLFIACANLSGLLGFRPPTADVNTTLGLSLITFCMIHGFGMKSKGVGTYLKGFTEPFVVMTPLNVIGELATPVSLAFRLFGNIVGGVIIMSLLYGALGAFSTKLGISIPILQAAIPAPFHLYFDLFSGILQSFIFTMLTMVFVSMAMD, from the coding sequence GTGGAAGGAGGATTTGGACCAAATATTGTATTTACACTACCTGGAGGAATTCCTGTAACAGAAACAGTGACTACTACTTGGATTATTATGGCAGGTTTAATCATAATTTCTTATCTAGCCACAAGAAATTTTGAGAAAATACCTAAAGGAATGCAAAATTTTATAGAACTTGTGGTAGATGGAATTTATAGTCTCACAGGACAGACTATGGGAGACGATAAAATTGGTTTTGCACCTTACATAGGAACTATTATGCTGTTTATTGCATGTGCAAATCTATCAGGACTTCTTGGATTTAGACCTCCTACAGCAGATGTAAATACTACATTAGGTTTATCGCTTATTACTTTTTGTATGATTCATGGATTTGGAATGAAAAGTAAAGGTGTAGGAACTTACTTAAAAGGATTTACAGAACCATTCGTTGTAATGACTCCTTTAAATGTGATTGGAGAACTTGCAACTCCTGTTTCTTTAGCATTTCGTTTGTTTGGAAACATTGTAGGAGGAGTTATTATCATGAGCCTTTTGTATGGGGCTTTAGGAGCTTTTAGTACAAAACTTGGAATCAGTATACCAATACTTCAAGCCGCAATTCCTGCACCATTTCATCTTTATTTTGATTTGTTTTCAGGAATATTGCAGTCATTTATCTTCACAATGTTGACAATGGTATTTGTCTCCATGGCTATGGATTAA
- a CDS encoding ATP synthase subunit I → MGHTWAVQKKIFTYTTMVMIGLNVGFAIFLKHPQSMILGLVFGTAIGMLNFRALAITLEKAAFMDPRKAQVYTASQYYIRYLINGVVIFVSIRADYLHIIGVIIGLVMIKCVILVTNLFNDLSFYKKIFARKEE, encoded by the coding sequence TTGGGACATACATGGGCAGTACAAAAAAAAATTTTTACATATACCACAATGGTTATGATTGGTTTAAATGTTGGGTTTGCAATTTTTTTAAAACATCCTCAATCTATGATATTAGGCTTGGTATTTGGAACGGCTATTGGTATGTTAAATTTCAGAGCTTTAGCCATTACTTTAGAAAAAGCAGCTTTTATGGATCCAAGAAAAGCTCAAGTGTATACAGCAAGCCAATATTATATTCGGTACTTGATCAATGGAGTAGTAATTTTTGTATCTATTCGTGCTGATTATTTACATATCATTGGGGTAATAATAGGTTTAGTAATGATAAAATGTGTTATATTAGTTACAAATCTATTTAATGATTTATCATTTTATAAAAAAATTTTTGCAAGAAAGGAGGAATAA
- a CDS encoding AtpZ/AtpI family protein encodes MKNITLITQIGISMVIPILAGVYAGNWLDAKFKTNFIFLLICIILGIGTSFLHVYKMVMRDFKNK; translated from the coding sequence ATGAAGAATATAACATTAATTACACAAATAGGCATCAGCATGGTCATTCCAATCCTTGCAGGTGTATATGCTGGAAATTGGTTAGATGCAAAATTTAAAACAAATTTTATATTTTTATTGATTTGTATTATTTTAGGGATAGGCACATCTTTTTTACATGTTTATAAAATGGTCATGAGAGATTTTAAAAACAAGTAA
- a CDS encoding 3-oxoacid CoA-transferase subunit B: protein MNAKEIIARRVAKELKDGDVVNLGIGLPTMVANFIPKDMDVMFQSENGFIGLGSVPEEGKEDKDLVNAGGQPVTVVPGAAFFDSSVSFGIIRGGHVDATVLGALQVDEKGNLANWMVPGKMVPGMGGAMDLVVGAKKVIISMTHTAKGKAKILKECNLPLTAAGQVDMIVTEMGVMEVTDKGIVLTEINPEYTIEQVQEATEAKLIIADDLKNMEI, encoded by the coding sequence ATGAATGCAAAAGAAATTATTGCTAGAAGAGTTGCAAAAGAATTAAAAGATGGAGACGTTGTAAACCTAGGGATAGGTCTTCCTACTATGGTAGCGAACTTTATTCCAAAAGATATGGATGTAATGTTTCAATCTGAAAATGGATTTATAGGATTAGGATCCGTACCAGAAGAAGGAAAAGAAGATAAAGATTTAGTAAATGCTGGTGGACAACCAGTAACAGTAGTACCAGGTGCAGCTTTCTTTGATAGTTCAGTATCTTTTGGAATCATCAGAGGGGGACATGTAGATGCTACAGTACTTGGAGCATTACAAGTAGATGAAAAAGGAAATTTAGCAAATTGGATGGTTCCGGGAAAAATGGTACCAGGTATGGGTGGAGCTATGGACCTTGTAGTAGGAGCTAAAAAAGTAATCATTTCTATGACACATACTGCAAAAGGAAAAGCAAAAATATTAAAAGAATGTAATCTTCCACTTACAGCAGCAGGACAAGTAGATATGATTGTTACAGAAATGGGAGTTATGGAAGTAACAGATAAAGGGATTGTTTTAACTGAAATCAACCCAGAATATACAATAGAACAAGTACAAGAAGCTACAGAAGCAAAGTTAATCATTGCTGATGATTTAAAAAATATGGAAATATAA
- a CDS encoding CoA transferase subunit A, which translates to MNKIVTLEEAMSHIKDGMTIMIGGFMAAGTPEKFMDALVEKGLKNLTIIGNDAGWPDRGIGKLLINKQAKKLIASHIGLNPEAGNQMNAGTLEVELTPQGTLAERIRAGGNGLGGVLTQTGVGTIVEEGKQKVEVDGEEYLLEKPLKADIALIGASIADKKGNLYFNKATKNFNPLMATAADLVIVGAEKIVEVGEIDPSDVMTPGLFVDYMVEV; encoded by the coding sequence GTGAATAAAATAGTAACATTAGAAGAAGCTATGAGTCATATTAAAGATGGAATGACAATTATGATAGGTGGATTTATGGCAGCTGGAACACCAGAAAAGTTTATGGATGCTTTAGTAGAAAAGGGATTAAAAAATTTAACAATTATTGGAAACGATGCAGGCTGGCCTGATAGAGGAATTGGAAAATTATTAATCAACAAGCAAGCAAAAAAATTGATTGCTTCTCACATTGGATTAAATCCAGAAGCAGGAAATCAAATGAATGCAGGAACACTTGAAGTTGAATTGACTCCTCAAGGAACTTTAGCTGAAAGAATTAGAGCAGGCGGAAATGGTTTAGGTGGAGTATTAACACAAACAGGAGTAGGAACTATTGTTGAAGAAGGAAAACAAAAAGTAGAAGTAGATGGAGAAGAATACTTATTAGAAAAACCATTAAAAGCAGACATTGCTTTAATTGGAGCTTCTATTGCAGATAAAAAGGGAAACCTATATTTTAATAAAGCAACAAAAAACTTTAATCCACTTATGGCTACTGCAGCAGATCTAGTAATTGTAGGAGCAGAAAAAATCGTTGAAGTTGGAGAAATTGACCCAAGTGATGTTATGACTCCAGGACTATTTGTAGATTATATGGTGGAGGTGTAG
- the wecB gene encoding non-hydrolyzing UDP-N-acetylglucosamine 2-epimerase: MEKLKIMSVFGTRPEAIKMAPVVKALEKDEKIESIVCVTAQHRQMLDQVLSLFDITPDYDLNIMKAGQSLGEITTRALMGLEGVIKEVKPHMILVHGDTSTTFAGALAAFYQQVKVGHVEAGLRSHNMYSPYPEEMNRSLTGRLSHIHFSPTKGNEENLLKEGIEKEKIIITGNTVIDALLQVVRPDYHFEDERLNQIDYENKKVILLTSHRRENLGKPMENIFTAVKEIVLENEEVEVVFPVHLNPKVRELAYGILGDVERVHLIEPLDYEPFANLIGKSYLILTDSGGIQEEAPSLGKPVLVLRTETERPEAVKAGTVKMVGVEKKEIYDLTSTLIHDKEYYEQMANAVNPYGDGQASCRIVEHIKKYFKI, from the coding sequence ATGGAAAAATTAAAAATAATGTCTGTATTTGGGACAAGACCAGAAGCTATTAAAATGGCTCCTGTAGTAAAAGCTTTAGAAAAAGATGAAAAAATAGAATCTATCGTATGTGTGACAGCACAGCATAGACAGATGCTTGATCAGGTTCTTTCTTTATTTGATATTACACCAGATTATGATTTAAATATTATGAAAGCAGGACAAAGCTTAGGAGAAATTACTACAAGGGCCCTTATGGGACTTGAAGGTGTAATTAAAGAAGTAAAGCCTCATATGATTTTAGTTCATGGCGATACGTCCACTACTTTTGCAGGAGCCTTGGCAGCTTTTTATCAGCAGGTAAAGGTAGGACATGTAGAAGCAGGACTAAGAAGCCATAATATGTATTCTCCTTATCCTGAGGAAATGAATAGAAGCTTGACAGGAAGACTGAGTCATATTCATTTTTCTCCTACAAAGGGAAATGAAGAAAATCTACTAAAAGAAGGAATAGAAAAAGAAAAAATTATAATTACTGGAAATACTGTAATTGATGCACTTCTTCAAGTAGTTCGTCCTGATTATCACTTTGAAGATGAAAGACTAAATCAAATTGATTATGAAAATAAGAAAGTTATATTATTAACAAGTCATAGAAGAGAAAATTTAGGAAAGCCTATGGAAAATATTTTTACAGCTGTAAAAGAAATTGTTCTTGAAAATGAAGAGGTAGAAGTAGTGTTTCCAGTCCATTTAAATCCAAAGGTAAGAGAGTTGGCTTATGGAATTTTAGGAGATGTAGAAAGGGTACATCTGATTGAACCATTAGATTATGAACCTTTTGCAAACTTAATAGGAAAATCTTATTTGATTTTGACAGATTCAGGAGGAATTCAAGAAGAAGCTCCATCTTTAGGAAAACCAGTACTAGTTCTTAGAACAGAAACAGAAAGACCAGAGGCAGTAAAGGCAGGAACAGTAAAAATGGTAGGAGTTGAAAAAAAAGAAATTTATGATCTTACTTCTACATTGATTCATGACAAAGAATATTATGAACAAATGGCCAATGCAGTGAATCCTTATGGAGATGGGCAAGCATCTTGTAGAATAGTTGAACATATAAAAAAATACTTTAAAATATAA
- a CDS encoding glycosyltransferase family 4 protein, with protein MKQYFLVFFIGAFVSFLMTPLAKKLACKIGAIDIPKDDRRVHKQPIPRMGGLAIYFGFMISVLMNLPVIDKPMIGMFIGGTFIVLMGIVDDLRPLSAKTKLMGQIVSALILVYCGLRIGMLNIPFIKEPIVFPIWASIMITIFWVVGITNTLNLIDGLDGLAAGVASIAGASLFYVAIVNGRDITPLMTMAIVGACIGFLPYNFNPAKIFMGDTGSLFLGYMLAAISIHGAVKGATAIATVIPVLALGLPIFDTTFAILRRMINGRPIMEPDKGHLHHKLLATGMGQKRTVLVLYGISAIFGASAALMSDSTSWDILLIVIATSALMYISIGMHKEVQKQKSSHKE; from the coding sequence GTGAAACAATACTTTTTAGTGTTTTTCATAGGGGCTTTTGTGTCTTTTTTGATGACACCCTTGGCAAAAAAATTAGCTTGTAAAATTGGAGCCATAGATATTCCAAAAGATGATAGAAGAGTACATAAACAACCTATTCCTAGAATGGGTGGTTTAGCCATCTATTTTGGATTTATGATTAGTGTTTTGATGAATTTGCCAGTGATTGATAAGCCTATGATTGGGATGTTTATTGGAGGAACTTTTATTGTACTTATGGGCATTGTAGATGACTTAAGACCATTATCTGCTAAAACTAAATTAATGGGACAAATTGTAAGTGCTTTGATTTTAGTATATTGTGGTCTTAGAATAGGAATGCTCAATATTCCTTTTATAAAGGAACCTATTGTATTTCCTATTTGGGCAAGTATTATGATTACAATTTTTTGGGTTGTAGGAATTACCAATACACTAAATTTAATAGATGGATTAGATGGACTAGCAGCAGGAGTGGCAAGTATTGCAGGAGCTTCTCTTTTTTATGTAGCTATCGTGAATGGCAGGGATATTACGCCACTTATGACAATGGCTATTGTAGGAGCTTGTATCGGATTTTTACCTTATAATTTTAATCCAGCTAAAATTTTTATGGGAGATACAGGGTCACTATTCTTAGGATACATGCTTGCGGCCATATCTATTCATGGAGCAGTAAAAGGAGCAACAGCTATTGCAACAGTGATTCCCGTTTTAGCTTTAGGACTTCCTATATTTGATACAACCTTTGCTATTTTAAGAAGAATGATCAATGGCAGACCTATTATGGAACCTGATAAAGGACATTTGCATCATAAACTTTTGGCAACTGGAATGGGACAAAAAAGAACAGTTTTGGTGCTGTATGGAATTAGTGCTATATTTGGAGCAAGTGCTGCACTTATGAGTGATAGTACATCGTGGGATATTTTACTTATTGTCATTGCAACAAGTGCTTTGATGTATATTAGTATAGGTATGCATAAAGAAGTGCAAAAACAAAAAAGTAGCCATAAAGAATAG
- a CDS encoding deoxycytidylate deaminase, protein MRPSWDEYFMNIAEIAKTRSTCLRRQIGAVIVKDKRILSTGYNGAPSNTAHCLDIGCLREKRNIPSGQRHELCRALHAEQNAMIQAAYHGVSVQGATLYSTLQPCVLCAKMAINAGIKKIVFKGNYPDELSMDILEEAGIKLIQFDDK, encoded by the coding sequence ATGCGTCCAAGCTGGGATGAATATTTTATGAATATAGCAGAAATTGCAAAAACGAGATCTACTTGTTTAAGAAGACAAATAGGAGCAGTTATTGTAAAAGATAAAAGAATTTTATCTACAGGATACAACGGAGCTCCATCGAATACTGCTCATTGTCTAGATATAGGATGCTTAAGAGAAAAAAGAAATATTCCATCAGGACAAAGACATGAGCTTTGTAGAGCTTTACATGCAGAACAAAATGCTATGATTCAAGCAGCTTATCATGGAGTAAGTGTACAAGGAGCTACATTATATTCTACCTTGCAACCTTGTGTATTATGTGCAAAAATGGCTATTAATGCAGGAATTAAAAAAATTGTTTTTAAAGGGAATTATCCAGATGAATTATCTATGGATATTTTAGAAGAAGCAGGAATAAAATTGATACAATTTGATGACAAGTAG
- the upp gene encoding uracil phosphoribosyltransferase, which translates to MSNVFVMDHPLIQHKLTLLRDKNTGSKEFREVVKEISILMAYEVTRSLPLEEVEIETPVCKTKAKVLAGRKLGVVPILRAGLGMVDGMLSLIPAAKVGHVGLYRDPETLEPVEYYCKLPADVHERELIVVDPMLATGGSANAAIQFIKDKGATNIKFVCLIAAPEGIKAVCEAHPDVDIYVASIDEKLNEHAYIIPGLGDAGDRLFGTK; encoded by the coding sequence ATGAGTAATGTTTTTGTAATGGATCATCCTTTGATTCAACACAAACTAACTTTATTAAGAGATAAAAATACAGGATCAAAAGAATTTAGAGAAGTAGTAAAGGAAATCTCTATATTGATGGCATATGAAGTGACAAGATCTCTTCCTTTAGAAGAGGTAGAAATAGAAACTCCTGTATGCAAAACAAAAGCAAAGGTGCTAGCTGGGAGAAAATTAGGAGTTGTTCCTATTTTAAGAGCAGGACTTGGAATGGTAGATGGAATGTTAAGTTTAATTCCAGCAGCAAAGGTAGGACATGTTGGACTTTATAGAGATCCAGAAACTTTAGAGCCTGTAGAATATTATTGTAAACTTCCAGCAGACGTTCATGAAAGGGAACTAATTGTAGTAGATCCTATGCTTGCTACTGGAGGATCTGCTAATGCGGCGATTCAATTTATTAAAGATAAAGGTGCTACAAATATAAAATTTGTATGTCTAATTGCAGCACCAGAAGGAATAAAAGCTGTTTGTGAGGCTCATCCTGATGTAGATATTTATGTAGCATCTATAGATGAAAAATTAAATGAGCATGCATATATTATTCCAGGACTTGGAGATGCAGGAGATCGTTTATTTGGAACAAAGTAG
- the rpiB gene encoding ribose 5-phosphate isomerase B, with translation MIALGSDHGGYNLKETIKAYLEENNIPCKDFGTNSTESVDYPEFGAKVAEAVVSKECEKGIICCGTGIGISISANKVPGIRCAVVSDTFSAQMSREHNNANILALGERVIGKGLALEIVKVWLSTEFAGDRHQRRIDKITDIEKKYNR, from the coding sequence ATGATTGCTTTAGGAAGTGACCATGGAGGATACAATCTAAAAGAAACCATTAAAGCATACTTAGAGGAAAACAATATTCCTTGCAAAGATTTTGGAACAAACTCTACAGAATCTGTAGATTATCCAGAGTTTGGTGCAAAGGTAGCAGAAGCTGTAGTATCTAAAGAATGTGAGAAAGGTATTATATGTTGTGGAACAGGAATAGGAATTTCTATATCTGCAAACAAAGTACCAGGGATTAGATGTGCAGTAGTATCTGATACTTTTTCAGCACAAATGTCGAGAGAACATAATAATGCAAATATCCTTGCATTGGGAGAACGGGTAATAGGAAAAGGATTGGCATTGGAAATTGTAAAAGTATGGTTAAGTACAGAGTTTGCAGGTGACAGACATCAAAGAAGAATAGACAAAATTACTGATATTGAGAAAAAATATAATAGATAA
- a CDS encoding low molecular weight protein arginine phosphatase: MRKILFVCTGNTCRSSMAQALFTKILEEENVKDVEVISAGTSAFSGQGASFGAIEAMKEKGICLQNHQATLLTKELIEDSDLILTMTQNHKMQVLYMMPKASDKTYTLKEYAEDRKERIDISDPFGQSIDVYKACAREIEKSLRMLAKKIK, encoded by the coding sequence ATGAGAAAAATCCTATTTGTATGCACAGGAAATACTTGCAGAAGTAGTATGGCACAAGCTTTATTTACAAAAATATTAGAGGAAGAGAATGTCAAGGATGTAGAGGTTATATCTGCTGGAACATCAGCTTTTAGTGGACAAGGGGCATCTTTTGGGGCAATAGAGGCTATGAAGGAAAAAGGGATCTGTCTACAAAATCATCAAGCAACGCTTCTGACAAAAGAACTTATAGAAGATTCAGATTTGATCCTTACTATGACACAAAATCATAAGATGCAGGTGCTTTATATGATGCCGAAAGCTTCTGATAAAACATATACCTTAAAAGAATATGCAGAAGATAGGAAGGAAAGAATAGATATATCTGACCCTTTTGGACAAAGTATAGATGTATACAAAGCATGTGCTAGGGAAATAGAAAAATCATTAAGAATGCTAGCAAAAAAAATAAAATAA
- a CDS encoding L-threonylcarbamoyladenylate synthase, translating to MKEIYEEKVNKMIETKIINMNPENIEKEKLKSPAQVLRNGGTVAFPTETVYGLGANALDEEAVKKIFKAKGRPSDNPLIVHISRVEELNGLVKEIPPKAKILMENFWPGPLTIIFEKTDKIPYAITGGLETVAIRMPSHPIANELIYMAQVPVAAPSANISGKPSPTKGEHVIHDLNGKVDVIISGGSCDVGLESTVVDVTEEPMILRPGGITKEQLEKVLGFIKVDKAIETGDTTMVPKAPGMKYTHYSPKADVIIIEGSLDEMVDYIKKIKLEKEKEGLSVGIMCTDETKDFYEGVVLSMGSRKDLSTIANHLFDILRKFDEENIDIIFAESVEKKFLGHAVMNRMIKAAGYHVIQIGE from the coding sequence ATGAAAGAAATTTATGAAGAAAAGGTGAACAAAATGATAGAAACAAAAATTATTAATATGAATCCAGAAAATATAGAAAAAGAGAAATTAAAGTCTCCAGCACAAGTTTTAAGAAATGGTGGAACAGTGGCTTTTCCAACAGAGACTGTTTATGGTTTAGGAGCAAATGCTTTAGATGAAGAAGCTGTTAAAAAAATATTTAAAGCGAAAGGAAGGCCTTCTGACAATCCACTGATTGTACATATTTCTAGAGTGGAAGAATTGAATGGACTGGTAAAAGAAATTCCACCAAAGGCAAAAATATTGATGGAAAACTTTTGGCCAGGACCTTTGACTATTATTTTTGAAAAAACAGATAAAATTCCTTATGCCATTACAGGAGGACTAGAAACGGTAGCTATTAGAATGCCGTCCCATCCTATTGCTAATGAACTCATTTATATGGCTCAGGTTCCAGTGGCAGCTCCTAGTGCAAATATTTCTGGCAAACCTAGTCCTACAAAGGGAGAGCATGTGATTCATGATTTAAATGGAAAAGTAGATGTGATCATTAGTGGAGGAAGCTGTGATGTAGGACTTGAATCTACTGTGGTAGATGTTACAGAAGAACCTATGATCCTAAGACCTGGTGGCATTACAAAGGAACAATTAGAAAAGGTTCTAGGATTTATAAAAGTAGATAAAGCTATTGAAACAGGAGATACAACTATGGTTCCTAAGGCTCCTGGAATGAAATATACTCATTATTCGCCAAAAGCTGATGTGATTATTATAGAAGGTTCTTTAGATGAAATGGTAGATTATATAAAAAAAATAAAGCTAGAAAAAGAAAAAGAAGGTCTTTCTGTGGGGATTATGTGTACGGATGAAACAAAAGATTTTTATGAAGGTGTAGTCTTATCTATGGGAAGTAGAAAAGATTTATCTACCATTGCCAATCATTTATTTGATATTTTACGTAAATTTGATGAAGAAAATATAGATATTATATTTGCAGAAAGCGTAGAAAAGAAATTTTTAGGACATGCAGTGATGAATAGAATGATCAAAGCTGCAGGATATCATGTGATTCAGATTGGAGAGTGA
- a CDS encoding ZIP family metal transporter yields MDKIWMITLIGTLVGVVGTGMGGFFAFLMKKPTHTFLSFVLGLSSGLMLSIVCFDLIPESIDLGNIWMSIIGILAGVGIIILFEGLIKGEKENIVKTGILVGIGVAVHNFPEGLAIGSAFVATQKLGIGLAIVIAIHNMPEGISMAAPMRVGGIHRVKAFLYTLFVGIPMGIGAFVGAYLGEISQSFIGFCLSFAGGTMLYITCDELIPKSKSLKGKNRSSVGFIIGFVLGVILTKKL; encoded by the coding sequence ATGGATAAAATATGGATGATTACTTTAATAGGGACATTAGTAGGGGTAGTAGGTACAGGTATGGGCGGATTTTTTGCTTTTTTGATGAAAAAACCTACTCATACTTTTTTAAGTTTTGTATTAGGTTTATCGAGTGGATTGATGCTTTCTATTGTATGCTTTGATTTAATCCCAGAATCAATAGATTTGGGAAATATATGGATGAGTATAATAGGAATTTTGGCAGGAGTGGGAATCATTATTTTATTTGAAGGATTGATCAAAGGGGAAAAAGAAAATATTGTTAAAACAGGGATATTAGTTGGAATTGGAGTAGCCGTTCATAATTTTCCAGAAGGGTTAGCCATAGGTTCTGCCTTCGTGGCCACTCAAAAGCTTGGCATAGGACTCGCAATTGTAATTGCAATACATAATATGCCAGAGGGAATCTCTATGGCAGCTCCCATGCGTGTAGGAGGAATACATAGAGTAAAAGCATTTTTATATACCTTGTTTGTAGGAATACCTATGGGGATAGGGGCTTTTGTGGGAGCATATTTAGGAGAAATTTCTCAAAGTTTTATTGGATTTTGTCTTTCTTTTGCAGGAGGAACTATGCTTTATATTACTTGTGATGAATTAATTCCTAAGTCTAAAAGTTTAAAAGGAAAAAACAGATCTAGTGTGGGATTTATAATAGGATTTGTTTTAGGAGTAATCCTTACAAAAAAGCTATAG